The following are encoded together in the Candidatus Tumulicola sp. genome:
- a CDS encoding glutamine synthetase family protein: MSTMSAHERTPDPIALRDHLTLTYSELEERNLAAKQQRKDRAAAHQLAAERLEYLSAEKRIKAVTVLFSDLEGRLHMLDYDKKFLLDSHDNLTFDGSSIRGFTAQRESDLRLALDWSAFYWAPADVFGAGKVLVFADVLDREGRPFAGDIRGVLKQLSNKCYAEHGYTLNAANEIEGFLFQGLDAERRYHETGAFEYVSIGGYFHSLPGDPLRTFIDSVAEVQRAMGFQNEKDHPEVAPSQFEINYSYGEVVAAADQIQLYKLICRQVATRMGMTASFLPKPVVGVNGSGMHTNVSVSRDGKNIFWDPQGKERLSAFGWEFIERILAHAPALCLMFNASVNAYRRLDPHFEAPNQIKASAIDRGSMVRVPIGNERSARVEVRSVGPDANPYLVLLAVFATGLGADVEGTVASAERYLPDNIYDALAAFRESRWPDAMLGAEIKEKYAELKQAGADRCPRLLGTVVKAQEVQLHHEVYNQYLWSLF; encoded by the coding sequence ATGAGCACGATGTCCGCCCACGAACGCACGCCCGATCCGATCGCCCTCCGCGACCATTTGACACTGACCTACAGCGAACTCGAAGAACGCAACCTGGCTGCAAAGCAGCAGCGGAAGGATCGCGCTGCGGCGCATCAACTCGCCGCCGAACGGCTCGAGTATCTCAGCGCCGAAAAACGGATCAAAGCCGTCACGGTGTTGTTCAGCGATCTCGAAGGCCGTCTGCACATGCTCGACTATGACAAGAAGTTTTTGCTGGACTCGCATGACAATCTCACCTTCGACGGTTCGTCGATTCGCGGGTTCACCGCCCAGCGCGAGAGCGACTTACGCTTGGCGTTGGATTGGAGCGCATTTTATTGGGCGCCGGCCGACGTCTTTGGTGCGGGCAAGGTGCTGGTCTTTGCCGACGTGCTCGATCGCGAAGGCCGCCCATTTGCCGGCGACATCCGCGGCGTGCTCAAACAGCTTTCGAACAAATGCTATGCCGAGCACGGATACACGCTCAACGCGGCCAACGAGATCGAGGGCTTTCTCTTCCAAGGGTTAGACGCAGAACGGCGTTATCACGAAACCGGCGCTTTCGAGTACGTCAGCATCGGCGGATATTTTCACTCGCTTCCCGGCGACCCGTTACGGACGTTTATCGATTCTGTCGCAGAAGTGCAGCGTGCGATGGGATTTCAGAACGAGAAAGACCATCCGGAGGTAGCGCCGTCGCAGTTCGAGATCAACTACAGTTACGGCGAAGTCGTCGCCGCCGCGGATCAGATCCAACTGTACAAACTCATCTGCCGCCAAGTTGCCACGCGGATGGGCATGACGGCCAGCTTCTTGCCCAAGCCCGTCGTCGGCGTGAACGGCAGCGGCATGCATACCAACGTCTCGGTGAGCCGCGACGGGAAAAATATTTTCTGGGATCCACAAGGCAAGGAACGGCTCAGCGCATTCGGATGGGAATTCATCGAGCGTATTCTGGCGCACGCGCCTGCGTTGTGCTTGATGTTCAACGCCTCGGTCAACGCATATCGCCGGCTCGATCCGCACTTTGAAGCGCCGAATCAAATTAAAGCATCGGCGATCGACCGCGGCTCGATGGTTCGAGTGCCCATCGGCAACGAACGAAGCGCGCGCGTGGAGGTGCGATCCGTGGGGCCCGATGCGAATCCGTATCTGGTGTTGTTGGCGGTGTTCGCGACCGGGTTGGGAGCGGATGTCGAAGGCACCGTCGCTTCGGCCGAACGTTATCTGCCGGACAATATCTACGATGCGCTTGCGGCGTTTCGCGAGTCGCGATGGCCGGACGCGATGCTAGGCGCCGAAATCAAAGAGAAATACGCGGAGCTCAAACAAGCCGGCGCAGATCGTTGCCCACGACTATTGGGAACCGTTGTGAAAGCGCAGGAAGTGCAACTGCATCACGAGGTCTACAACCAATATCTCTGGAGCTTGTTTTAG
- a CDS encoding fatty acid desaturase, whose amino-acid sequence MNAEGQQPAGSLSRRLTGGALFGIHLGALAIFWPGFFCWPAVATGALIAYCTGALGITLCFHRTLTHRSLRLRKPLEYLLAVFGTLSLQGDPIRWVAVHRKHHAHADHDGDPHTIQRGFWWAHFDWLYRNNVAMPSDEEIRRYAPDLEADPFYRALAWLALPLQLALAVGLFFIGGWPFVVWGVFGRLVFAYHSTWFVNSAAHMLGYRTFRTNDESTNCWWVALLSFGEGWHNNHHAFPFSARHGLQWYEIDMTWWQVRFLQLLRLADRIKVPTAAMQRKLYVTPVQRDLQNVG is encoded by the coding sequence ATGAACGCAGAGGGTCAGCAACCCGCCGGCTCTCTGTCTCGTCGGCTCACGGGCGGCGCGCTGTTCGGAATCCACCTGGGAGCCCTGGCTATTTTTTGGCCAGGCTTTTTTTGTTGGCCGGCAGTTGCGACGGGCGCACTCATCGCTTATTGCACCGGCGCACTCGGAATCACGCTGTGCTTCCACCGAACCTTGACGCATCGCAGTCTGCGCTTGCGCAAGCCACTGGAGTACCTTCTCGCCGTGTTTGGGACGCTGTCTCTGCAGGGCGATCCCATCCGTTGGGTGGCAGTGCATCGCAAACATCACGCGCATGCCGACCACGATGGAGATCCGCACACCATTCAGCGCGGCTTTTGGTGGGCACACTTCGATTGGCTGTACCGCAACAACGTTGCGATGCCGAGCGATGAAGAAATCCGACGCTACGCACCCGACCTCGAGGCCGATCCATTTTATCGTGCGCTCGCGTGGTTGGCTCTGCCGTTGCAGCTCGCTTTAGCAGTCGGGCTCTTCTTCATCGGTGGCTGGCCGTTTGTGGTGTGGGGCGTGTTCGGACGCCTGGTCTTCGCCTATCATTCGACGTGGTTCGTGAACAGCGCGGCCCATATGCTTGGCTATCGCACGTTCCGCACGAACGACGAGTCGACCAACTGCTGGTGGGTCGCGCTGCTGTCGTTCGGCGAGGGCTGGCACAACAATCACCACGCGTTTCCGTTTTCGGCGCGTCACGGATTGCAGTGGTATGAGATCGACATGACGTGGTGGCAAGTGCGCTTTTTGCAGCTCTTGCGATTGGCCGACCGGATCAAAGTTCCAACCGCGGCGATGCAACGCAAGCTGTACGTGACACCAGTACAGCGCGACTTGCAAAATGTCGGCTGA
- a CDS encoding zinc-ribbon domain containing protein, translating into MYTNEMLTCMDCGRQFPFTAGEQEFYAMKGFTNKPNRCTDCRTARKAGRSQSGGGAGGSGGGGGNREMFKATCSQCGGVAEVPFQPRGDKPVYCRDCFSSRSSSYR; encoded by the coding sequence ATGTATACCAATGAAATGCTGACCTGCATGGATTGCGGCCGTCAGTTCCCCTTCACCGCCGGCGAGCAAGAGTTCTACGCCATGAAGGGCTTTACCAATAAGCCGAATCGCTGCACCGACTGCCGCACCGCCCGTAAGGCCGGTCGCTCGCAGAGTGGTGGCGGCGCTGGTGGCTCCGGCGGCGGCGGCGGAAATCGCGAGATGTTCAAGGCGACCTGCAGCCAATGCGGCGGCGTTGCCGAAGTGCCGTTCCAACCGCGTGGGGATAAGCCGGTTTACTGCCGCGACTGTTTCTCGTCGCGTAGCAGCAGCTACCGGTAA
- a CDS encoding MarC family protein, whose amino-acid sequence MNALIGAAVTAFVALFPIVNPIGGVAVFFALTSSDTPAERNSTAARIAMFVVLILLAFELGGSYLLEFFGISLAALRIAGGMIVAHTAWTMVTASSRMTPTESSEAQTKDDIAFSPMAMPLLAGPGSIGVVMALAARPDPRVWLTGIAIAVVLMGVLVYALLRLGGPLVKRLSAGTLSAFDRILGFLILAIAIELIITGFKGVYPKFGL is encoded by the coding sequence ATGAACGCTTTGATCGGGGCCGCAGTGACGGCATTCGTGGCGCTGTTTCCGATCGTCAATCCGATCGGCGGCGTTGCCGTGTTCTTTGCATTGACCAGTTCGGACACGCCCGCCGAACGCAACTCGACCGCCGCTCGTATCGCCATGTTCGTGGTGCTGATTTTGCTTGCGTTCGAGCTGGGCGGTTCGTACTTGCTCGAGTTTTTCGGCATATCGCTTGCGGCATTACGGATCGCGGGTGGAATGATCGTCGCGCACACCGCATGGACGATGGTGACGGCATCCAGCCGCATGACGCCGACCGAAAGCTCGGAAGCACAAACGAAAGACGATATCGCGTTCTCGCCGATGGCGATGCCGTTGCTCGCCGGCCCCGGATCGATCGGCGTTGTAATGGCGCTGGCAGCGCGCCCCGATCCGCGAGTGTGGCTGACGGGCATAGCGATCGCGGTCGTGTTGATGGGAGTCCTCGTCTATGCGCTCTTACGTCTGGGCGGACCGCTGGTGAAGCGATTGAGCGCCGGAACGCTGAGCGCGTTCGATCGCATTCTTGGATTTCTGATTCTCGCGATCGCGATCGAACTCATAATTACCGGCTTTAAGGGAGTGTATCCGAAGTTCGGGCTGTGA